The following proteins are co-located in the Fructilactobacillus carniphilus genome:
- the nrdI gene encoding class Ib ribonucleoside-diphosphate reductase assembly flavoprotein NrdI, with protein MEPMRILFISIEGNTRNFVNNLTAYAQTMHQQDPAHPLVEGVEISDQTDFAQETKPFFVTVPTYLDGGDGIGSGVTELLTTTLGEYVGYKDNAKLCLGVFGSGNKNFNAQYCLTAKRYSRMFQVPFLADFELRGTDRDVQRIYQDMVERSAEVLTAQ; from the coding sequence ATGGAACCAATGCGAATCTTATTTATTTCAATCGAAGGCAACACGCGCAACTTCGTCAATAACCTCACCGCGTACGCGCAAACCATGCACCAGCAGGATCCTGCTCATCCGCTAGTTGAGGGCGTGGAAATTAGCGATCAAACGGACTTTGCCCAGGAAACCAAGCCCTTCTTCGTAACCGTGCCCACCTATCTGGACGGTGGCGACGGCATTGGCAGTGGGGTCACCGAACTATTAACCACCACCCTCGGCGAATACGTTGGTTACAAGGACAACGCCAAGCTTTGTTTAGGCGTCTTTGGGAGTGGGAACAAGAACTTCAACGCTCAATACTGCTTAACGGCTAAGCGTTACTCGCGGATGTTCCAAGTTCCGTTTCTAGCGGACTTTGAACTGCGTGGAACCGACCGGGACGTCCAACGAATCTACCAGGACATGGTCGAACGCAGTGCGGAAGTTTTAACCGCACAATAA
- a CDS encoding YfhO family protein: MEKLRKIPVWVSYTFFFAVIIAVYWWTFHLTNRSLIWSLDGIAQHYPILVNFRNLLTHFLTHPSQGLTHWSFNIGLGADQLTSFSYYVVGDLFNYLIVFFPKNQIELGYSVLVLLRLYCAGLAFLFYLNCFRFRKVSRLISTLTYTFSSFALYAGMHHAFFLLPLIFFPLLAAGIERILQQRSWFPLFLAVLITFLSNFYFAYMLGLGCLVYVGIRFLMLRKTPGFKWFRSLLQLTGTVVLGILAAAVLFIPTMLYAFQSTRLTGAFANGYWFYPPNYYLNLPSKILGLGGPFSFWLIIGMSGISFYAVVYVFAHFKRYRYVTMALILVGIGILFPAVSATFNALASPSNRWLALALLPLGLATAIFADHLTRLTRRDLLTMGISTVILLFLLWGSRGFLLRLQRHDVVEYLLLLTLLALFWLAKDYHWRPRTIYLSVLGIVTVNLMALGLGYYSPNNSGFTKGMLATTNAATYTQHYYDGANNYVKQRLGNYRTSIGPRYHYFPDDRNNSLNTDYFNASSNAPMNLDTHDIASYLTVENGYVGNLERAVRNNQFTPNDPVAQNDYRSTLSALMGVKYLFIRSEKAHHSLPAGFQIVRDHKREPLLFAQQNPMLPPDQQQGTVLAENRNALPLMYNQTRAIAPATWNRLNPVEKEQALLAGTVVDSAKIKPAKLRPTAKSLSYTTHFDQEDWITTPKQLAESEWAKPDATFSVHHPTKQQLDRVLTANQQRQTALQQQNRQGLHELKTDVWGKHQPVTIKIKRPQTTKQTELYLELEGIQASGPSATEQNQVEKNLALVRNQPLTGMNRLNEWRKNLQTANNGSFKLIAKTKGMSNAVTQLGTDELSNYVPKHSALLNLGYSSKVRSKITLTYQGVDQINFKRARVIAVPMKQNYTRQIRQLQKQRLRHIQQTSNQITGINNQPRTTVLTTSIPYSTGWQLHVDNRPVTTKRVNDGFVGGIIPAGKHRVTLQYHTPGLLIGSILTMISGILVLGISLITWLIFKRKHA, translated from the coding sequence GGAACTTGTTGACGCACTTTCTTACCCATCCGAGCCAGGGTTTAACTCACTGGTCCTTTAACATTGGCCTCGGAGCGGATCAACTAACCAGTTTTTCCTACTACGTCGTCGGCGATCTGTTTAACTACTTAATCGTCTTCTTTCCCAAAAATCAAATTGAACTAGGCTACAGCGTGCTAGTGCTCTTACGGCTGTACTGTGCCGGGCTTGCCTTTCTGTTCTACCTGAATTGCTTCCGGTTCCGCAAAGTTAGTCGGCTCATCAGTACCCTAACCTACACTTTCTCGAGTTTCGCACTCTACGCGGGCATGCACCATGCTTTCTTTCTGTTACCCTTAATTTTCTTTCCACTGTTAGCAGCTGGAATTGAACGAATATTACAGCAACGCTCGTGGTTCCCGCTCTTTTTAGCAGTCCTAATTACCTTTTTAAGCAACTTTTACTTTGCCTACATGTTGGGATTGGGCTGCCTGGTGTACGTCGGGATCCGTTTCTTGATGTTACGCAAAACCCCTGGATTTAAATGGTTCCGTTCCTTATTACAACTGACGGGAACAGTCGTGCTTGGCATTTTAGCTGCCGCGGTACTGTTCATTCCCACCATGCTGTATGCCTTTCAGTCAACCCGACTGACGGGCGCCTTTGCGAACGGCTACTGGTTCTATCCTCCGAACTACTACCTCAACTTACCTAGTAAAATCCTCGGGCTCGGAGGTCCCTTCTCCTTCTGGCTAATCATCGGCATGAGCGGAATCAGTTTCTACGCCGTGGTCTACGTCTTTGCGCACTTTAAACGTTATCGTTATGTCACCATGGCCCTGATATTAGTCGGAATCGGAATCCTATTTCCCGCTGTCAGCGCTACCTTTAACGCCTTGGCCTCGCCTTCCAATCGCTGGTTGGCCCTCGCCTTATTGCCGCTGGGCTTAGCAACGGCCATCTTTGCCGATCACCTGACCCGGTTAACCCGACGGGATTTGCTCACCATGGGAATCAGCACGGTCATCCTGCTCTTCTTACTGTGGGGGAGCCGGGGTTTCTTACTCCGCCTGCAACGTCACGATGTGGTGGAATACCTGCTGTTGCTTACTTTACTGGCGCTCTTCTGGCTCGCTAAGGACTACCACTGGCGTCCCCGGACCATTTACCTAAGTGTCCTCGGAATTGTCACCGTTAACCTAATGGCGCTGGGGCTGGGCTACTACAGTCCTAACAACAGTGGCTTTACCAAGGGAATGTTAGCAACCACGAACGCAGCTACCTACACCCAGCACTACTACGACGGCGCTAACAACTACGTAAAGCAGCGCCTGGGTAACTACCGCACTAGCATTGGTCCCCGGTATCACTATTTCCCAGATGACCGGAATAATTCTTTAAACACCGATTACTTCAACGCTAGTTCAAATGCGCCCATGAATCTGGATACCCACGACATTGCGTCCTACCTGACCGTGGAAAATGGCTACGTGGGTAATTTAGAACGCGCCGTTCGCAATAACCAGTTCACCCCGAATGACCCGGTCGCCCAAAACGACTACCGTTCGACCTTATCAGCCTTAATGGGGGTTAAGTATCTCTTTATCCGTTCAGAAAAAGCGCACCATAGCTTACCGGCGGGTTTCCAGATCGTGCGGGATCACAAACGCGAACCCCTGCTCTTTGCCCAGCAGAATCCAATGCTCCCGCCCGACCAACAACAAGGGACAGTCTTAGCTGAGAACCGGAACGCGCTGCCCCTGATGTACAATCAAACTCGTGCTATTGCTCCGGCAACTTGGAACCGCTTGAATCCAGTTGAAAAGGAACAGGCCCTCCTGGCTGGGACTGTCGTTGACTCGGCGAAAATTAAACCGGCAAAACTGCGCCCAACAGCTAAGTCACTTTCCTACACGACGCACTTCGACCAAGAAGACTGGATTACCACGCCCAAGCAACTGGCCGAGTCCGAGTGGGCCAAACCGGATGCCACTTTTAGCGTGCACCATCCTACCAAACAGCAGTTGGACCGGGTTTTAACTGCCAACCAACAACGCCAAACTGCGTTACAGCAACAAAACCGGCAGGGCTTACACGAGTTGAAAACGGACGTCTGGGGTAAACATCAGCCCGTCACCATCAAAATTAAGCGACCACAAACCACGAAACAAACGGAGCTGTACCTTGAGTTAGAGGGAATTCAAGCCAGTGGTCCGAGTGCTACGGAACAAAACCAGGTCGAAAAGAACCTGGCCTTAGTCAGAAATCAGCCGTTGACGGGCATGAACCGCCTCAACGAATGGCGTAAAAACCTGCAAACGGCTAACAACGGTAGTTTCAAATTAATTGCGAAAACCAAGGGAATGAGCAACGCCGTTACCCAGCTGGGAACGGACGAACTCTCAAACTACGTGCCTAAGCACTCCGCCCTGTTAAACCTTGGTTACTCGAGTAAGGTTCGTTCCAAAATTACGTTGACCTATCAGGGTGTTGATCAAATTAACTTCAAACGGGCGCGCGTGATTGCGGTTCCAATGAAACAAAACTACACTCGGCAGATTCGTCAGTTACAAAAACAACGGTTACGTCACATTCAGCAAACTTCTAATCAGATCACCGGGATTAATAACCAACCGCGGACGACGGTCTTAACCACGTCGATTCCATACTCAACTGGTTGGCAGTTACACGTCGACAATCGACCCGTGACAACTAAACGGGTCAACGACGGCTTTGTCGGTGGCATTATTCCAGCGGGCAAGCACCGTGTCACTCTGCAGTACCACACTCCTGGTCTTTTAATCGGCAGCATCCTGACGATGATTAGTGGTATCCTAGTACTCGGAATCAGTCTAATTACTTGGCTCATTTTCAAACGGAAACATGCATAA